The Cygnus atratus isolate AKBS03 ecotype Queensland, Australia chromosome 2, CAtr_DNAZoo_HiC_assembly, whole genome shotgun sequence genome window below encodes:
- the IGFBP3 gene encoding insulin-like growth factor-binding protein 3 isoform X2 codes for MVPRPGVLWAVAAAALALLGRRTAAALALAGPVVRCEPCDARALQQCKPLQPDCAERVREPGCGCCLTCALRLGQPCGIYTERCGAGLSCQPQREEARPLQALLEGRGLCTNATADGKLRAFVLPGPLAEGNSSDSEEDRSTSSIENQAIPNSHRVPDLKLHPPHIKIDIIRKEQAKNTQRYKVEYDSQSTDTLNFSSESKQETEYGPCRREMEDTLNHLKILNVLSPRGFHIPNCDKKGFYKKKQCRPSKGRKRGYCWCVDKYGQPLPG; via the exons ATGGTGCCGCGGCCCGGCGTGCTGTGGGcagtggcggcggcggcgctggcgCTGCTAGGCCGTCGGACGGCGGCCGCGCTGGCGCTGGCGGGGCCGGTGGTCCGCTGCGAGCCCTGCGACGCGCGGGCGCTGCAGCAGTGCAAGCCGCTGCAGCCCGACTGTGCCGAGAGGGTGCGAGAGCCGGGCTGCGGCTGCTGCCTCACCTGCGCCCTGCGCCTGGGGCAGCCCTGCGGGATCTACACGGAGCGCTGCGGCGCCGGCCTCAGCTGCCAGCCGCAGCGGGAAGAGGCGCGGCCGCTGCAGGCGCTGCTGGAGGGCCGCGGGCTCTGCACCAACGCCACGGCGGACGGCAAGCTGCGGGCCTTCGTGCTGCCCGGGCCGCTGGCTGAAG GAAATTCCAGTGATTCAGAAGAAGACAGGAGTACCAGTAGCATAGAAAATCAGGCCATCCCAAACTCCCACAGGGTGCCAGATTTGAAATTGCATCCACCGCACATCAAAATAGATATCATCAGGAAAGAGCAAGCCAAAAATACACAGCGCTATAAAGTGGAATATGATTCACAGAGTACAGATACACTGAATTTCTCTTCAGAATCCAAACAAGAAACTGAATAT GGTCCTTGTCGTAGAGAAATGGAAGACACTTTAAATCACCTAAAGATCCTGAATGTCTTGAGTCCCAGGGGTTTCCATATTCCAAATTGTGACAAGAAAGGGTTctacaagaaaaagcaa